The Desmonostoc muscorum LEGE 12446 genome includes a region encoding these proteins:
- a CDS encoding BCD family MFS transporter translates to MASGEVFDTKTKPQSVPRVNLLTMFRLGLFQMGLSMMSILTLGVLNRVMIQEIAIPATLVSVILALPLFVAPSRIWFGQISDAKPLWGYHRTAYVWVGAAIFAIAAFLAVKVMWQLNLTGNSADGWVWTTQTIGWTALLALIFAVYGLGICASGTAFAALLVDISEEDNRSKVVGVVWSMLMVGIIVGAIISSKLLEALTVGASLETLQASVNRLFTIIPAIVFGLAIAATLGVEKKYSQYLNRSTVEQREDSITLGNAWKILTASPQTGLFFTFLFVMTICLFMQDPILEPYAGQVFKMPLAESTKLNAFYGTGILIAYGVTGFFVVPRLGKRRTARLGCVLVAFAAGLLAISGFSANPAFLKLGLVLFGLAAGFLTTAAISLMLDLTAAEAAGTFIGAWGLAQSLSRGLAVVIGGTLLDLGRKLLPNLVLAYGLVFALEAVGMVLSIWFLNRVNVAEFQTNTKQAITSVLQSDLD, encoded by the coding sequence ATGGCAAGCGGTGAAGTATTTGATACCAAAACAAAACCCCAATCTGTGCCAAGAGTCAACTTGCTGACCATGTTCCGGCTGGGCTTATTTCAAATGGGGTTGAGCATGATGTCAATTTTGACTCTGGGAGTACTCAACAGAGTCATGATTCAAGAAATAGCAATTCCTGCAACGTTGGTATCAGTAATTCTAGCACTGCCTTTATTTGTTGCTCCTTCCCGGATCTGGTTCGGGCAGATTTCAGATGCCAAGCCGTTATGGGGTTATCACCGCACAGCTTATGTTTGGGTGGGGGCGGCAATATTTGCGATCGCCGCATTTTTAGCTGTAAAAGTAATGTGGCAGCTCAATCTGACTGGAAATAGTGCAGACGGCTGGGTATGGACAACCCAAACAATTGGCTGGACAGCACTTTTAGCTTTGATTTTTGCTGTCTACGGTCTAGGAATTTGTGCTAGCGGTACTGCTTTTGCTGCTTTGTTGGTGGATATATCTGAAGAAGATAACCGTTCTAAAGTAGTCGGTGTTGTTTGGTCAATGCTGATGGTGGGAATTATTGTTGGGGCGATTATCAGTTCCAAGTTACTAGAGGCGTTAACAGTAGGCGCTTCTCTAGAAACGTTACAGGCATCCGTCAACAGACTATTTACTATCATCCCAGCAATTGTATTTGGGTTAGCGATCGCCGCAACATTGGGTGTGGAAAAAAAATACTCCCAATACTTAAACCGTTCTACGGTGGAACAGCGAGAAGACAGCATTACTCTGGGCAATGCTTGGAAAATCTTGACGGCTAGTCCGCAAACAGGTTTGTTTTTCACCTTTTTATTCGTGATGACTATCTGCTTGTTCATGCAAGACCCAATTTTGGAACCTTACGCCGGTCAAGTATTTAAGATGCCCCTCGCTGAAAGCACTAAACTAAATGCTTTTTACGGAACAGGTATACTGATTGCCTACGGTGTCACTGGCTTTTTCGTTGTGCCACGTTTGGGTAAGCGCAGAACTGCACGCCTGGGCTGTGTTTTAGTGGCATTCGCCGCCGGGTTGTTAGCTATATCGGGATTTTCTGCTAATCCAGCCTTCCTGAAATTAGGTTTAGTTTTGTTTGGTTTGGCCGCGGGTTTCTTAACCACAGCAGCAATTAGTTTGATGTTGGATCTCACAGCAGCCGAAGCCGCAGGTACGTTTATTGGGGCGTGGGGGCTAGCGCAGTCCCTATCCAGGGGATTAGCGGTGGTTATCGGCGGTACATTATTGGATTTGGGGCGCAAACTTCTACCCAACTTAGTTTTAGCCTATGGACTAGTATTTGCCTTAGAAGCTGTGGGAATGGTGCTGTCGATTTGGTTTCTCAACCGAGTGAATGTGGCGGAATTTCAAACAAATACCAAACAAGCGATCACTTCTGTTTTACAAAGTGATTTAGACTAA